In Maridesulfovibrio sp., a single genomic region encodes these proteins:
- a CDS encoding AAA family ATPase — protein MLELLRIRDLALIEDAEIEFSPGMNVLTGETGAGKSFILRAIDFLTGQKMSPDMVRPGKEQAVVEAMFVHPDGEESIVRRVLSAETGRSKIFVNDKLSSRNTIMELGSAMILHTSQHAQQKLLQPAYQCMMLDSFLADRKLPEQKDSVLAELRGILNRKQELKDRSASLLEKKDFLEFQRTEIDKVSPYPGEEDELLEKKNALRAQEDAGKCIHNAMEIMRGAPDLAGAISLLGSEMERISDLFPDYEEDRERVVEFKHYLDELGGRLRSQPLDFDSEESIDDIEARLYELSRLKRKLGRDLNQIVLLKQEIQENLDFLDSCALELAQIEKKEKELASRLETVLDRLSSARKEAATRLTERIVEELKGLGFSEHVQVRFEFMPHELYPGLNEMRGRLMWIPNPGQGAQPLDKIASGGELSRFLLAITGLQGESERPTLIFDEVDSGIGGHTLNRVGEKMMELAGRQQLIVITHWPQLAQLADRHFLIHKGVVDKETFTTCRQLDPSRIKDELARMAGKE, from the coding sequence ATGCTTGAATTGCTAAGAATACGCGACCTTGCGCTCATCGAAGACGCTGAAATAGAATTTTCACCGGGAATGAACGTGCTGACCGGGGAAACCGGAGCGGGTAAATCCTTTATTCTCAGGGCCATAGATTTTCTTACCGGACAGAAGATGAGCCCGGATATGGTGCGTCCCGGAAAAGAACAGGCTGTTGTGGAAGCAATGTTTGTTCATCCGGACGGCGAGGAATCCATCGTCCGCAGGGTTCTGTCCGCGGAAACCGGCCGAAGCAAAATTTTTGTTAACGACAAGCTCAGTTCCAGAAACACCATCATGGAACTGGGCTCCGCCATGATTCTGCATACCAGCCAGCACGCGCAGCAGAAACTTCTGCAACCCGCCTACCAGTGCATGATGCTGGATTCTTTTCTCGCGGACCGAAAACTTCCGGAACAGAAAGATTCCGTGCTGGCCGAACTTCGCGGCATTCTGAACAGAAAACAGGAGCTGAAAGACCGCTCCGCCTCTCTACTGGAAAAAAAAGATTTTCTCGAATTTCAACGCACTGAAATAGACAAGGTTTCCCCCTATCCGGGAGAAGAGGACGAACTGCTTGAAAAAAAGAATGCCCTGCGCGCTCAGGAAGACGCCGGGAAATGCATTCACAACGCCATGGAAATCATGCGCGGAGCCCCGGATCTTGCCGGAGCAATTTCACTGCTCGGTTCGGAGATGGAACGCATCAGCGACCTGTTTCCCGACTATGAAGAGGATCGCGAACGGGTGGTCGAGTTCAAACATTATCTGGACGAACTGGGCGGCAGGCTCCGTTCGCAACCGCTTGACTTCGACTCCGAGGAATCCATTGATGACATAGAGGCGCGACTCTACGAGCTCTCCAGACTCAAACGCAAACTAGGCCGCGACCTGAACCAGATCGTGCTGCTCAAACAGGAAATTCAGGAAAACCTCGATTTCCTCGACTCATGCGCACTGGAGCTTGCCCAGATCGAAAAAAAGGAAAAGGAACTGGCCAGCCGGCTTGAAACAGTGCTGGACCGACTCTCTTCCGCCCGAAAAGAAGCAGCAACAAGGCTTACGGAAAGAATAGTCGAGGAGTTGAAGGGACTGGGATTTTCAGAGCATGTTCAGGTCCGTTTCGAATTCATGCCCCACGAGCTTTATCCCGGCCTGAACGAAATGCGCGGAAGGCTCATGTGGATACCCAACCCCGGTCAGGGAGCACAACCGCTGGACAAGATTGCTTCGGGCGGAGAACTCTCCCGCTTCCTGCTGGCCATAACCGGGTTGCAGGGGGAATCCGAACGGCCCACGCTCATCTTTGATGAAGTGGATTCCGGCATCGGAGGGCATACCCTCAATCGCGTCGGGGAAAAGATGATGGAACTGGCCGGGCGCCAGCAGCTGATAGTCATCACCCACTGGCCGCAACTGGCCCAGTTGGCCGACCGCCATTTCCTGATTCACAAGGGCGTGGTGGACAAGGAAACTTTCACAACATGCAGGCAGCTTGATCCGTCCCGCATAAAAGACGAGCTTGCCCGCATGGCAGGTAAGGAATAA